From Azospirillaceae bacterium, the proteins below share one genomic window:
- a CDS encoding helix-turn-helix domain-containing protein: MAAHSGWGIGALARRADCNIQTIRYYESIGLLPEADRGPGGHRVFGPRHLRRLAFIRRSRELGFSLDQVRELLRLAEGSAGVRAEACGIAEGHLQDVRLKMAHLQKLAHSLEGFILACATQKTDAGVPDCTVLEALFEPEPGEPG; encoded by the coding sequence ATGGCCGCGCATTCGGGGTGGGGCATCGGTGCGCTGGCACGGCGGGCCGACTGCAACATTCAAACGATCCGTTACTACGAAAGCATCGGTTTGCTCCCGGAAGCCGACCGTGGGCCCGGTGGCCATCGGGTGTTCGGCCCCCGCCACCTGCGCCGGCTGGCCTTCATCCGGCGCAGCCGGGAGCTTGGCTTCTCGCTGGATCAGGTTCGGGAGTTGCTTCGTTTGGCCGAAGGCAGCGCCGGCGTCCGTGCCGAGGCCTGCGGTATTGCCGAGGGCCATCTTCAGGATGTCCGCTTGAAGATGGCGCACCTGCAGAAGCTGGCGCACAGCCTCGAAGGGTTCATCCTGGCCTGCGCGACCCAAAAGACGGACGCCGGTGTCCCGGACTGCACCGTCCTGGAAGCTTTGTTCGAGCCGGAGCCCGGCGAGCCCGGTTGA
- a CDS encoding YnfA family protein — protein MTFVLYGAAALGEIAGCFSFWAWLRLGKSPLWLVPGLLSLTAFAWLLTRIDADFAGRAYAAYGGVYIAASLAWLWAVEGTRPDRWDLVGAAICLFGAAIVLFGPRSA, from the coding sequence ATGACGTTTGTGCTCTACGGCGCAGCCGCGCTGGGCGAGATTGCCGGCTGCTTTTCGTTCTGGGCTTGGCTGCGCCTGGGCAAGTCGCCGCTCTGGCTCGTTCCCGGCCTGCTCAGCCTTACGGCGTTCGCCTGGCTGCTCACCCGTATCGACGCGGATTTCGCCGGCCGGGCCTATGCTGCCTATGGGGGGGTCTATATCGCGGCCTCGCTTGCCTGGCTGTGGGCCGTCGAGGGCACCCGCCCCGACCGGTGGGATCTCGTCGGCGCGGCCATTTGCCTGTTCGGCGCCGCGATCGTCCTGTTCGGTCCCCGCTCCGCCTAG
- a CDS encoding ATP-binding protein: protein MRLFPDTIAGRTVLVLLAGLVASHLVSVLVYQADLVERLGSSSERSIAERIVATKRLVGQAPPAEREAVAHAASTPLMEVHWSSMSLVRRAQGVAAPLAELETRLRDAAPEVADDGLLLSYADGTGGTEHHGGAEGHLLLASTRLPDGSWVNFTVALPRPDAPFASHVVLSTTLMAAAIFIVAIGVVRLFTRPLGDLARAAERFGRDVGAPALPEEGPREVRLAAAAFNGMQRRIRKLLEDRTQTLAAVSHDLRTPITRLRLRAEFVEDDAQRERMLRDLDEMEQMVSSALAFLKEGVDGEPTTVMDLSTLVETVCDEMADAGMPVVFAGGMSAPLACRPLSLKRAFTNIVENAVKYGGGAEVHLSRTDTAYTVVVGDRGPGVPEAERERIFDPFYRIEASRSRETGGTGLGLTVARTIVRAHDGDIQVADRPGGGLLVTATLPRNSPPHDRRAPPRSPLPDASWSTARSDGSGRAPSTCSTG from the coding sequence ATGCGCCTGTTCCCGGACACCATCGCAGGACGGACGGTCCTGGTCCTGCTGGCCGGGCTGGTCGCGTCGCACTTGGTCAGCGTGCTGGTCTACCAGGCCGATCTGGTCGAGCGGCTTGGATCCAGCAGCGAGCGGAGCATCGCCGAGCGGATCGTCGCCACGAAACGTCTGGTCGGCCAAGCGCCCCCTGCCGAACGCGAAGCCGTGGCCCACGCCGCCTCCACCCCGCTCATGGAGGTGCATTGGAGTTCCATGAGCCTCGTCAGGCGCGCGCAGGGCGTGGCCGCCCCCCTCGCCGAACTCGAAACACGGCTCCGGGACGCCGCGCCGGAGGTCGCCGACGACGGCCTGCTGCTGTCCTACGCCGACGGAACCGGCGGGACGGAGCACCACGGCGGTGCCGAAGGGCACCTGCTCCTCGCCTCCACGAGACTGCCGGATGGCAGTTGGGTCAACTTCACGGTTGCGCTTCCGCGGCCGGATGCCCCGTTCGCCTCGCATGTCGTCCTTTCGACGACCCTGATGGCGGCCGCGATCTTCATCGTCGCCATCGGCGTTGTCCGCCTGTTCACCCGCCCGCTCGGCGACCTCGCCCGCGCCGCCGAGCGGTTCGGCCGCGACGTGGGCGCGCCGGCCCTGCCGGAGGAGGGGCCCCGCGAGGTCCGGCTCGCGGCGGCGGCCTTCAACGGGATGCAGCGCCGGATCCGCAAGCTTCTGGAGGATCGCACCCAGACGCTGGCGGCCGTTTCCCACGACCTTAGGACGCCCATCACGCGCCTGCGCCTGCGCGCCGAATTCGTCGAGGACGACGCGCAGCGCGAGCGCATGCTGCGGGACCTGGACGAGATGGAGCAGATGGTGTCCTCCGCGCTCGCCTTCCTGAAGGAAGGGGTGGACGGCGAACCGACGACGGTGATGGACCTGTCGACACTGGTGGAGACCGTTTGCGACGAGATGGCGGACGCGGGCATGCCCGTCGTGTTCGCGGGCGGCATGTCCGCGCCGCTGGCCTGCCGCCCTTTGTCGTTGAAGCGGGCCTTCACGAACATCGTCGAGAACGCGGTGAAGTACGGGGGCGGGGCGGAGGTCCACCTGTCCCGCACGGACACCGCCTACACGGTTGTGGTCGGCGACCGCGGGCCGGGGGTCCCGGAGGCGGAGCGGGAAAGGATCTTCGATCCGTTCTACCGCATCGAGGCGTCCCGCAGTCGCGAGACCGGAGGGACGGGCCTGGGTTTGACCGTGGCGCGCACCATCGTCCGCGCCCATGACGGCGACATCCAGGTGGCCGACCGGCCTGGAGGGGGGCTGTTGGTCACGGCCACGCTGCCGCGGAACTCACCCCCCCATGATCGCCGGGCTCCACCCCGCTCCCCTCTACCGGACGCGAGCTGGAGCACGGCGCGATCCGATGGATCGGGCCGTGCTCCATCCACTTGTTCAACAGGGTGA
- a CDS encoding response regulator, whose amino-acid sequence MDATGHILVVDDDAEIRDLLSRFLRKHGYRVSSARNGIEMRAALATPEFDLVVLDVMMPGEDGVSLCRDLRARSALPVIMLTAMGEEADRIVGLEVGADDYLSKPFSPRELLARMRAVLRRSAGGLVHDRGKTGTLCFAGWTMDLVRRELRTPAGVAVDLTSGEFDLLAVLTENPRRVLSRDHLLDATRGRSASPYDRSIDNQVSRLRRKLEHAAPGEEEIIKTVRGAGYVLSAAVERL is encoded by the coding sequence TTGGACGCGACCGGGCACATCCTCGTCGTCGATGACGATGCCGAGATCAGGGACCTGCTGTCCCGGTTCCTGCGCAAGCACGGGTACCGGGTTTCCTCCGCGCGCAACGGGATCGAGATGCGGGCGGCGCTCGCGACCCCCGAGTTCGATCTGGTCGTGCTGGACGTGATGATGCCGGGCGAGGACGGGGTCAGTCTCTGCCGGGACCTGCGCGCGCGGTCGGCCCTGCCCGTGATCATGCTGACCGCCATGGGCGAGGAGGCCGACCGCATCGTCGGCCTGGAGGTCGGGGCCGACGACTACCTGTCCAAACCCTTCAGCCCCCGTGAGCTTCTCGCACGCATGCGGGCCGTGCTGCGCCGCAGCGCCGGCGGGCTGGTGCACGACCGCGGGAAGACGGGGACCCTTTGTTTCGCCGGGTGGACGATGGACTTGGTGCGGCGGGAACTCCGCACGCCGGCGGGTGTCGCCGTGGACCTGACGAGCGGCGAGTTCGACCTGCTGGCCGTCCTGACCGAGAACCCGCGCCGGGTCCTCAGCCGCGACCATCTCCTGGACGCCACCCGGGGACGGTCGGCGTCGCCCTACGACCGCAGCATCGACAACCAGGTCAGCCGCCTGCGCCGGAAACTGGAGCATGCCGCGCCGGGTGAGGAGGAGATCATCAAAACCGTGCGGGGGGCCGGCTACGTGCTGTCGGCGGCCGTCGAGCGCCTGTGA